A section of the Citrus sinensis cultivar Valencia sweet orange chromosome 8, DVS_A1.0, whole genome shotgun sequence genome encodes:
- the LOC102620944 gene encoding subtilisin-like protease SBT3: protein MANFNPFMFMILLLFLYVSYATSLSMSGDRKTYIIHMDKAAMPAPFSHHHHWYMSVLSSLSSSDDGDGDAPTHLYTYNHVMDGFSAVLSKNQLEQLQKMPGHHATYLESFGHLHTTRTPQFLGLNKHAGVWPAAGFGSDIIVGILDTGIWPESKSYDDRGMPPVPERWRGACEVGVQFNTSHCNRKLIGARSFSKGIRQNGLNISKTDDYDSPRDFFGHGTHTSSTIGGSRVQDVDHFGYAKGTAIGVAPMARIAMYKVLFSNDNLAAAETDVLAGMDQAIADGVDIMSLSLAFPETTFDENPIAIGAFAALKRGIFVACSAGNSGPRPYSIRNGAPWITAVGAGTVDREFAAHVTLGNEELTVIGKSVYPENLFVSREPIYFGYGNRSKEICEPNSTDSKAVAGKYVFCAFDYNGNVTVHQQLEEVGKSGAAGAIFSADSRQHLSPYVFNMPFVAVNLKDGELVKKYIINVENATVSIKFQITILGTKPAPQVANFSSRGPSLQSPWILKPDILAPGVDILAAWVPNNPLQPIRDDYLLTDYTLLSGTSMSCPHAAAIAALVKATHRDWSSAAIRSALMTTADVLDNAYGMITDKSTGVAGTPLDFGAGHINPNKAMDPGLVYDIEVQDYINYLCALNYTSQQIRVLTGTSDYTCQYANLDLNYPSFIIILNNTNTASFTFKRVLTNVADTKSAYTAAVKAPAGMTVKVQPATLSFAGKYSKAEFSLTVNINLGSAVSPKSNFLGNFGYLTWYEVNGKHLVRSPIVSAFANSTGHWP, encoded by the coding sequence ATGGCAAATTTCAATCCTTTCATGTTCATGATCCTCTTGCTATTCCTCTATGTATCGTATGCCACCTCATTGTCCATGTCAGGAGATCGGAAGACTTACATTATCCACATGGACAAGGCAGCAATGCCGGCTCCCTTCTCCCACCACCATCACTGGTACATGTCCGTACTTTCATCCTTATCATCatctgatgatggtgatggtgatgCCCCAACCCATCTCTACACCTACAACCATGTCATGGATGGCTTCAGTGCTGTGTTGTCCAAGAACCAACTCGAGCAGCTCCAGAAAATGCCAGGTCACCATGCCACATACCTGGAATCATTTGGCCACCTCCATACTACCCGCACCCCACAATTTCTTGGCTTAAATAAACATGCCGGGGTATGGCCGGCTGCAGGCTTTGGCAGCGACATAATTGTCGGTATCCTCGATACCGGAATCTGGCCGGAGAGTAAGAGCTATGACGATAGAGGCATGCCGCCGGTGCCTGAGCGATGGCGCGGCGCATGTGAAGTTGGAGTTCAGTTTAATACTTCTCACTGCAACAGAAAGCTGATAGGGGCACGCTCATTCAGCAAAGGGATTCGGCAGAACGGCCTGAACATATCAAAAACAGATGACTATGACTCTCCAAGAGATTTTTTCGGTCACGGAACTCATACATCATCAACAATAGGTGGCAGTCGTGTTCAAGATGTTGATCACTTTGGATACGCTAAAGGAACAGCAATTGGAGTTGCACCAATGGCTAGGATTGCAATGTACAAAGTTCTGTTCTCCAATGACAATCTTGCTGCAGCGGAAACTGATGTTCTCGCCGGCATGGATCAAGCGATAGCTGACGGGGTGGATATAATGTCGTTGTCCTTGGCATTCCCAGAGACAACATTTGATGAGAACCCAATAGCCATTGGAGCTTTTGCAGCCTTGAAGAGAGGAATTTTTGTTGCGTGTTCAGCTGGAAATTCAGGACCACGTCCGTACTCCATTCGAAATGGTGCTCCGTGGATTACGGCCGTTGGTGCAGGAACTGTTGATAGAGAGTTTGCAGCTCACGTCACCCTTGGCAATGAAGAGCTAACAGTCATTGGAAAATCTGTGTACCCAGAGAATCTGTTTGTCTCCAGAGAACCTATATACTTCGGATATGGAAATAGATCCAAAGAAATTTGTGAACCCAACTCAACTGACTCTAAAGCTGTTGCAGGCAAGTATGTCTTTTGTGCATTTGACTATAACGGCAATGTAACGGTACATCAGCAGTTAGAGGAAGTGGGCAAATCTGGCGCCGCCGGGGCTATCTTCAGTGCAGACTCGAGGCAACATCTTTCTCCCTACGTCTTTAATATGCCTTTTGTGGCGGTAAACCTGAAAGATGGAGAGTTAGTGAAGAAGTACATAATCAATGTGGAGAATGCTACGGTAAGTATCAAGTTCCAGATTACAATATTGGGCACCAAGCCAGCTCCACAAGTGGCCAATTTTTCGTCCCGAGGGCCTTCTCTTCAATCACCTTGGATTCTAAAACCCGATATACTGGCTCCAGGAGTTGATATCTTGGCTGCCTGGGTTCCCAACAATCCTTTGCAACCCATTCGCGATGATTATCTACTCACTGATTATACTCTCTTATCAGGCACATCAATGTCATGCCCTCATGCTGCTGCCATAGCAGCACTGGTTAAAGCCACTCACCGTGACTGGAGTTCAGCTGCCATCCGTTCAGCATTGATGACAACTGCCGATGTTCTTGACAATGCCTATGGTATGATCACTGACAAATCGACCGGAGTTGCAGGAACCCCTCTCGATTTCGGTGCAGGGcatattaatcctaacaagGCCATGGATCCGGGACTTGTGTATGATATTGAGGTCCAGGACTATATCAACTACTTGTGTGCATTGAACTACACTAGCCAACAGATTAGAGTTCTCACAGGGACATCAGATTATACGTGTCAATATGCTAATCTCGATCTTAATTATCCATCCTTCATAATCATCTTAAACAACACCAACACTGCAAGCTTCACATTCAAGAGGGTATTGACGAATGTAGCTGATACCAAGTCTGCTTATACTGCAGCAGTGAAGGCACCAGCTGGCATGACGGTAAAAGTGCAACCAGCAACACTATCCTTTGCCGGAAAATATAGCAAAGCCGAGTTCAGTCTGACAGTGAACATTAATCTTGGGTCTGCGGTTAGTCCCAAAAGTAACTTTCTTGGCAATTTTGGGTACTTGACCTGGTATGAAGTTAATGGGAAACATCTGGTGAGAAGCCCCATTGTCTCTGCATTTGCTAATTCTACCGGTCACTGGCCGTGA
- the LOC102620488 gene encoding uncharacterized protein LOC102620488 — protein MANLNRSTSIVPSDSLEPKGTLMVDSNVDMHQTATNQQNQNFLDGPVAILWDIENCPVPSDVRPEDVAGNIRMALQVHPVIKGAVMLFSAYGDFNAFPRRLREGCQRTGVKLIDVPNGRKDAADKAILVDMFLFALDNRPPSSIMLISGDVDFAPALHILGQRGYTVILVIPSGVGVSSALCNAGKFVWDWPSVARGEGFVPPIKTLMPTRGGPADISGYLMGCNINDNTDAQNEEEAIVYRGISQSYYKSRDFSIVSRSLSEYTTTSSMNMPCFPSNFRSQSLPSGLNEASAGHVSCSDQNDSTLWVQPGDINGLRAQMVRLLELSGGCLPLTRVPAEYQKLFGRTLYVSEYGAYKLVNLFKKLGDMISVEGRGQRKFVYLRNWKANPTAILTKKDKRGKGTQEESMNAGCASSDELSDDERVVVEENEAGREQGKPNTGMAGQTGINEENLRQFKHELQEILVSYSCRIFLGCFEAIYKQRYKRPLDYHRFGVDQLEDLFDKVRDVVVLNEEPVSQKKFLAAVGG, from the coding sequence ATGGCTAATCTGAATAGATCAACATCAATAGTTCCTTCAGATTCCTTAGAACCGAAGGGAACTCTTATGGTCGACTCAAACGTGGATATGCATCAGACTGCAACAAACCAGCAGAACCAGAACTTCTTAGATGGTCCTGTGGCTATCCTCTGGGACATTGAAAACTGCCCTGTTCCAAGTGATGTCCGTCCTGAAGATGTGGCTGGCAATATACGAATGGCTTTGCAGGTGCACCCTGTGATTAAAGGAGCTGTTATGTTGTTCTCTGCCTATGGGGATTTTAATGCCTTCCCCAGACGACTCAGAGAGGGATGCCAGAGAACTGGTGTCAAGCTAATTGATGTTCCCAATGGGAGAAAGGATGCTGCCGACAAGGCTATCTTGGTTGACATGTTTTTGTTTGCCCTTGACAACCGTCCACCTTCTTCCATAATGCTGATATCAGGGGATGTTGATTTTGCTCCAGCGCTACACATACTTGGTCAACGTGGGTATACAGTGATTCTTGTCATCCCTTCTGGAGTAGGTGTTTCATCTGCCCTTTGCAATGCTGGTAAATTTGTCTGGGACTGGCCTAGTGTTGCTCGTGGTGAAGGCTTTGTGCCCCCCATAAAAACCTTGATGCCTACTCGTGGAGGTCCAGCTGATATTTCTGGGTATTTAATGGGGTGTAACATTAATGACAACACGGATGCccaaaatgaagaagaagcaatTGTTTATAGGGGAATCTCCCAAAGCTATTACAAATCTAGAGACTTCTCAATTGTGTCTCGATCCTTATCTGAATACACCACTACGTCTTCGATGAACATGCCTTGTTTTCCTTCGAACTTCAGGAGCCAAAGTCTGCCATCTGGTCTTAATGAAGCTTCGGCAGGTCATGTTTCTTGCAGTGATCAGAATGATTCTACCTTGTGGGTTCAGCCTGGGGACATTAATGGTCTGAGGGCACAGATGGTGAGATTGCTTGAACTGTCTGGAGGATGTCTGCCTCTCACTCGTGTTCCTGCTGAGTaccaaaaattatttggaagGACGCTGTATGTGTCAGAGTATGGGGCATACAAGCTAGTAAATCTTTTCAAGAAGTTGGGTGACATGATTTCTGTGGAAGGAAGAGGCCAAAGGAAATTTGTCTACCTAAGAAACTGGAAAGCAAATCCAACTGCCATTCTGACAAAAAAGGATAAGAGGGGAAAGGGTACTCAGGAAGAGAGTATGAATGCAGGTTGTGCATCATCAGATGAGCTCTCAGATGATGAAAGAGTGgttgttgaagaaaatgaagcgGGAAGGGAGCAAGGGAAACCTAATACTGGGATGGCAGGTCAAACTGGGATCAATGAAGAAAATCTGAGACAGTTCAAGCATGAGCTGCAAGAGATTCTAGTGAGCTATTCTTGTCGGATTTTCTTGGGTTGTTTTGAAGCGATATACAAACAACGATACAAGAGACCTTTAGACTATCACAGATTTGGCGTGGATCAGCTAGAGGATCTGTTTGACAAAGTACGGGATGTGGTTGTCTTGAATGAAGAACCAGTAAGCCAGAAAAAGTTCCTGGCTGCGGTAGGTGGCTAG